From the genome of Apium graveolens cultivar Ventura unplaced genomic scaffold, ASM990537v1 ctg1584, whole genome shotgun sequence:
TTCTTGGACAATGTAAAATCACCAGTCCTTACTAGCAGTAAAATTGAAGGAGAAGATGGTACCTCTATCAACTTAGCTTTAGTTGACAGCTTATCTGGAAAGGTTGTAAAATTGGACCTGAAGCTGCTGCGAAGGTTGAGATACTAGTTCTCGAGGGTGATTATGCTGGTCATGAAGGACGCAACGGGAACTTAGATGACTTCAACAATAGGGTTGTTAGAGAAATGGAAGGAAAGAAATCTGTACTTCAAGGTACTACTACTCTGAAGCTTAAAGAAGGCATCAGCAGCATTGACAATATTTCTTTCACACAGAATTCAATCTGGATGAGAAATTCGAAGTTTTGCCTTGGGGCAAGAGCCGTAAATAGTTTTCCAGGAACTACAATAGAGCCAGCAAAGACAGAATCGTTCAACCTTAAAGATAATCGCACAAAATGTGAGTACCTCAAAATTTCATAGTTACTTATTGTATAAAGTGTTGAAGATCTATGCACACATTTAACCCTCCCCCTAAATCGAATTCCATTTTTCCCGCCCATCTTTGGGGCAAAAATTTTGGCAGGGAGTCGAACTTGAGACTCCGCCAACCAGAGCTCTGAATATCATGTTAGGTAACCAATCTATCTAAAACGTTAAGGTGTTAGAGAAATGTCCTAACTTGATCTTAATTTATATTTGTAATACTCACACACATTCATATATGGAAGACTGTTGATAGGTTGAAATTATTACATGATAGTATAATATAATAAAGTAGGTGGACCGCAAAACTGAATCCTTGAAAAATATGATGGAATTTTGATTCATTTTCTGGTACAATATCGAATAAAGGTGGCCAGTGCCATAAGATTACATTTTAGTAGCTGATTACAATGAATCTACATTTTTGGCAAGAATAAGCACAATTTTGATAAGGTTTAGCCAAGACAGTTTCAAATTATACAGGCATGATTCATCTGTGTTCGTAAATTCGGTAATTGATCAGTCGGTTGAAATACTATCATAGTAACATATGTTAATTAAAACACTCTATTCTGGTCTAATTGATACCAAGAGTCTTCTAATTTATGTTTTCAGCATATGCAAAAAAAGATGTTCCATCTTTGCTTGATAAGGTATCACGGCTCAGACATATTGGTAAAGGCGGAAGCACAAAACTAAATGATCAGAGCATCTATACTGTGAAGGATCTTCTAAAACTCCTAAACACAAATCCAGAAAGACTCTATAAGGTGACATTACAATTCGCTTTCATCTTATTTCAGCAATTTTTGAGTGTATACTGTGCGCTACCATATGAATTATTGCCTATTCAATGCAAAAATTTAATAGGAAGGTAAAGAATTAAGAGACCAGAAATTGGTAAACTAAGCTCGGAAAGAGTATGCGATGAAGAAAATGGGAAAGAAGAGAGTGTTCCTTACTCGGCAGGTTCCACGAATAACAAGCATAAAAATTGCCAAATTAGAGTGGCTCATTTATCTTATTTCCTATGATTTTTCTTGTATTATTCATCTCTCTCATCCATACCCCCCTTCATTAAGTTCATTACTGTCCATTTTCCATTATTATAACTCCTAACTATTGTTTCATTAAATCGTCGCAACTATTAAAATAACTTGGTAATttgaaaattttgagaaatttaATATCTTTTCTGATTTGTTAGAAAGAAGGCATGTACGAGGGTTCAGTTTCAATCAACTACACGAGTCACTTTTTCACATTGCAATTCTGTTAAAGTTTTAATGGACCGTGAGTATCTCGTATCACCTACAATTAGGTTAGTTCGTATCACATTGCCTGTTCCTTGTGTACTTTTGTTGTGCTTATATGTATTTATAAATGGATATCACAAACATATAGAAAAGCACAATTGATGCCTACTCTGGACTGTGGTAATGATCACAACagattaaaaaaaattctgatgCCTGTTATGGTCAATGACTCGTTATCATAAAAAAATGTGCAGATTCTTAAAGTTAGCTCTAAGATATGGGAGGAAATAACAGACCATGCGAAGACATGTCTAATTGATGAAGAAGTATACATGTACATTGATCATAATTCACAACAAAAAAGTGGAGTTGTATTTGATGTCATCGGACAGGTGAAGGGATTACTTAAGGGATCCCAGTACTTACCTATGGATATGCTATCCGATACTGAACAGGCATGTTTATCCTGTTTCTTATACACATCAATCTCTCCCTTTTTTTTATCTGTTGAgtctaatatgttttatgttatttttattttgtaaCAGAAGAATGCCCAAAAATTAGTAGCAAGTGCATTTGATCGGTGGGAAGACgtaagcagatatgatgatgaGAACTCTTTTATGGAAAGCTTGCCTCACGAATTGGAGTCAACAATGATAGAAATTCCTAGTCCATATATCAACCAGGATTTTCTGTTCGATTTATGTGAGCAAGCAGGCATTTCATCATATGGTACCAGTACTTCCCTTACTGGTGAGGAATTTCTGCAATCCTTGAACTTCAATGAGCAACATGTACAGCTCAATCCAGAACTAAATCCTAAACTGTTATGGAAAAGGGTTATTTGTGTTATACGTGTTTCAAGGTGTTTCATGATACGAAAAAGGGTTGGATCCTTAGAAAGGGACCGTGTCAACAAAAAACAGAAGATCTCATAACATGTGTAGAAACAGAGCCTCAACTCATAGTTGCGTTGTAGTTTAATACTAGTCTCATAGGTGCTGCCGTATAAGATACGTGCAAATCAGGGGAGCAGAATGTTGGATTTCGATGCAGCAAAGGTACAGGAGAACATAGAAAACATTCTTTAGTTATGTATAGTCAAGCATGTAGGTGTTTCTCCTTACTTATAATGCAAAACCTTGGCTTAAAAGGCGAAGCTCTACCAAATATAGACTTGGTAATTAAGCATGTAGGTGTTTCTTCTTTTAAAAGAAGAATGTTGAATTCTGTAAGGCTCGTTCTTGTAGTGTTGTACATACTCATTTGTAACATAAATTGTAATTAAACTGCAAAATATGTTTGCTTTGGGTTACATTAAATATGTTTGCAAAATTTGTAACATACCAAGTTTAATGATGAACTCTGCAGAGGATTTACTCTCATTAACTCTTGTTTCTTTTATTAAGTCTTCATCAAAATGATTTGAGCGTATGTGAATAGTTTTGTAGATGAAATATTTGTATCAGATTTGTGTTTTTGTCTGGGAATTTTCTTAGTCCCCTGTTCTCTGAAGTTGTTTTATTGGCATGGGTTCTTCAGATGAAATTTTAAACGTTTGTGTTCTACTTGATTTATTATAGCAACTAGCTTATGTATCATATTTATTAAAATATGGGGGCAAAATAGTAAATTTTTTTACACGGCCGAGCTCGAACTTGAAATTACTCGGCTCATAAGGTTTACGAGTCTTGTCGAGCCGAtactatttttttaatataaatatatttgtatataaatatttaatatttcatttatattttatatatttaatagaAGCGATTTCGAGCATAAACAATCATATTTCGAGTTTTTGTCAATATTTGGTGAAATTGATTCAAGCTTTCGACCCGAACTTGAGGCGACCGGACTATTTACGACCCGAGTTTCAAGCTTGATTTAAGATTTGGTTGAAATCGAGCTCGTGCTCGAGCTCAGACATTTTTAATCGAGTTCGAGTCTGAAAGTTTTCGACTCGGCTCGGCTTGATTTTTAGCCTTAATTGTTGTACACAACTATAAAGTTAGTATTTTGAAATGAGTTAATTACACAAGACtcgataattaataaattattattatatggtAATATATTATCAGCAAGTTAATATGGTAACATAATATCAACAAGTTATTTATTTATCAgttctaaattttttttataaataaaaaagttATAATCACGTTGTTGTACATGAGTATAAAATTAGTATATTTTAGTAAGCTAATTACGCAAGTCTTAGAATAATTTCATTTTATATCAATATTAAATTATATAGGTTTAACCATCCAATATGAAAAAACAAATATATAACTCAGAATTTGATGTTATCAAAATATAATCAAATGGGCCTCTACCTCAATTGATTGAAGGCACATGTTTGGATATATGTATCACAGGTTCATTCTACAAGCCAacaatattttttcatatttattcAAATACGTGCACAAAATAGTAATTTCGAATTATATGTTTCTCCTAAAAAAATTGGGCCTATCGAACTTTTTATGACCCGAGATTCGCGTTTGAAATTTAAGGTTCGGTTGAACTCGAGTTCGTGCACGAACCCGAACATTTTTAATCGAGTTTGAGCGTAACAGTTTTTGACTCGACTCGGATTGATTATACCCTTAGTTGTTACCCAAGTATAAAGTTAGTATCTCGAAGCAAGTTAATTACCGGAGTCttgataattaataaattattattatacaataagatattatcaacaagttaatatgataatatattatcaacaagaaattattttttgatttataaattaaaaaaataattataatccTATTGTTGCACATGAGTATAAAGTTATTATATTGTAATCAGCTAATTACCCAAGTATTTGAATAATTTTATACTGTATAAATATTGAATTATATAGGTTTAGTCATCCAAAATAAAGAAACAAGTATGTAACTCAatagttgattttatcaaaatataatcAAATGAGCCTCTAACTCGGTTGAAGTCATATGTTTTTTAAAAGTGTGTCATGAGTTCAATTCTCCATGCCAACAATATTTTTCCATATTCATTCAAATACGAGAGCAAAATAAGAATTTCGAATTAAATATTTTCCCACGAAAGTAAgaagttatttatttaatatatcaattaaaaaaataattataaccCCGTTGTTACacatgaatataaaattattttattgtaCTCAGCTAATTACCCAGTCTTTACTCAATAGTTAATGTtatcaaaatataaataaataagtCTCTAGCTCAAGTGATTGTGGTTGAAGTCATATGCTTGTTGTAAGTATGTCATGGGTTCAATTCCTCATGCCAACAATATTTTTCCATATTTATTCAGATACGAGGGCAACATAGTAATTTCGAATTAAATGATTCCCCACAAAAGCAATGTTGCagtattatatataaaatggataATAGATTTATAGTGCTTTTTTTGTATTCGAAAGTGCTCCGCTCTTCTTCGGTACTAGGATTCAGATAATAGGGTAGAATCAAATTATATCCTTTTATATCTTACCCAAAATTTTGATCATCTACCGTTAAAACAATCTCAACCATTGATCTGACATAATAAAAAATAGACGGTTAAGATTTTATCTTATTAAAATAAGTATATTTTTAATACAATCATAAATAAAAATGATTacattattttaatattatttaaacaacAATTACGAATATGATTAGAgattgagtaaccaaaacgaacATTTTTCAGTCCTCTCCCCATCTACACTATCAAAATTCAGTTTGAGAAACTTTCAATTTTTGAGtagaattagggttttaattCGATTAATTTTTTAGTGATGTTGACGATGTTGATGGATAGAGTATTGAAAAGCAAGCaatttggttactcaagctttaacAACTCGTACTG
Proteins encoded in this window:
- the LOC141699970 gene encoding calmodulin-binding protein 60 A-like is translated as MEGKKSVLQGTTTLKLKEGISSIDNISFTQNSIWMRNSKFCLGARAVNSFPGTTIEPAKTESFNLKDNRTKSYAKKDVPSLLDKVSRLRHIGKGGSTKLNDQSIYTVKDLLKLLNTNPERLYKILKVSSKIWEEITDHAKTCLIDEEVYMYIDHNSQQKSGVVFDVIGQVKGLLKGSQYLPMDMLSDTEQKNAQKLVASAFDRWEDVSRYDDENSFMESLPHELESTMIEIPSPYINQDFLFDLCEQAGISSYGTSTSLTGEEFLQSLNFNEQHVQLNPELNPKLLWKRVICVIRVSRCFMIRKRVGSLERDRVNKKQKIS